From the genome of Deltaproteobacteria bacterium:
GTCGTCAAAGATTTGCAGCGGCGCTGGGCGACGCAGAAAAAAGATTTGCCGGACAACCCGCTCAAAGCTTACCGGCAATATGTTTCCTGCCAAACTGACGACGATGTCGACTACGTGATGCGTTACGCCGGCGAAGAAAATATCACCATCGGCACCGACTACGGTCACAACGACCAGTCCACCGAAGTCGAAGCGCTGCGCAATCTAAAACAGACCGGCATGATTACCGATGCGCAGTACGGCAAGATCACTTACGATAATCCGAAAGCGCTGTTCGCGCTCTAGTTTCAGTTCCACCGTACGAATTAAAATACGTTTCACCACGAAGGACACGAAGAGCACGAAGTTCGGAGTTTAAATTATCCGAACCATTCGTGTCTTTCGTGCTCTTCGTGGTGAAAATATTTACCACCCGTCAGCGCTACAGCGCAGTCGTGCTGGCCGGCGGTTTTCTATGCTGGGTTGCTTGCTCGTAGGCGTAGGCGAACTTAATTAAGTTCCCGTCGTCATAAGGGCGGCCGATGAAGCAGAGGCCGGCCGGTAAATTATCCCGCGTGAAGCCCGCCGGCACGACGATGGTTGGCACGTAAACCAAAAATGTATTCAAGTGCGGCGCGCCTTTTTGATCGACGAAGGGCTCGGCGATGCCGTCCTTGATCAGCGTCGGTTGGTGCTCAACGGATTTGTGGACGATGGCGTCGAGTTTGTGGTCGGCCATCACTTTTAGAAAATTCGTCATTAACTGGTCTTGGGCGCGCAGGCTTTCGTAATGCTGCGTTGTCGTCGGATTGCGCTTGAAGCGCTGTTGGGAACGGCGCACGACTTTGGCGAAGTCGGGATGGGCGATCACTTCCTGCGGCGTATTGAACGGCGCTTTGGCGCTGCGGCCGTAGTAGTTCTTGAACGATAGATCGGTGTCGCCCGGTCCGCCCGATCTTTTAGCGAGCAATTCTTTGATATCGGGAATCGCCACGGGATCGACGATCACCGCGCCGGCGGCTTTGAGTTCGTTGATTGCTTTGTCGAAGACTTCAGAAATTTTATTATAGTCGTCGGAGTCCGGTTCAGAATTCAAGCCAATCGATTCGCGCAGGATGCCGAGCCGCTTGCCCTTGAGACCGTCCTTGTCGAGAAATTTCGTAAACGTGTCGGGCGTGCGGCCGACGCCGCGGGCGGTGAGCGGATCTTCTTTGTCGTAGCCGACCATGACATCGAGCAACGTCGACAAGTCTTTCACTGTGCGCGCCATCGGTCCCAGCGAGCCAAAGACTTCCGGCCAGCAACCGAAAACGCCGCCGCGGCTGACGAGACCTGCCGAGGGGCGCATGCCGGCGATGCAGTTCCAGGTCGACGGCCGGCGGATCGAAGCCAATCCTTCTTGGCCGACGGCGACGGTGGAGAAATTTGCTGAGACAGACGCCGCTGAGCCGCCGGACGAGCCGCCGACGGTGCGCGCCGTGTCGTAGGGATTGCGCGTTGAGCCGAAGAGCGAGCCGTGGGTATCGCCGCCGCCAAGTTCGCCGAGGGTGGCTTTGCCCAAGATCACCGCGCCGGCTTGGCGCAGTTTTTCCGCGACGAAGCTGTCGCGGTCGGGAAAATAATCTTTGAACAACAGCGAGCCGAGGGTGGTCGGCATGCCTTTGACATC
Proteins encoded in this window:
- a CDS encoding amidase; translated protein: MAQSFNIVEATIEDIHAGYNSGALTCRQVVQMYLARIESFDKKGPNINALVTVNADALKEADRLDAAYKTSGAVGPLHGIPVIVKDQADVKGMPTTLGSLLFKDYFPDRDSFVAEKLRQAGAVILGKATLGELGGGDTHGSLFGSTRNPYDTARTVGGSSGGSAASVSANFSTVAVGQEGLASIRRPSTWNCIAGMRPSAGLVSRGGVFGCWPEVFGSLGPMARTVKDLSTLLDVMVGYDKEDPLTARGVGRTPDTFTKFLDKDGLKGKRLGILRESIGLNSEPDSDDYNKISEVFDKAINELKAAGAVIVDPVAIPDIKELLAKRSGGPGDTDLSFKNYYGRSAKAPFNTPQEVIAHPDFAKVVRRSQQRFKRNPTTTQHYESLRAQDQLMTNFLKVMADHKLDAIVHKSVEHQPTLIKDGIAEPFVDQKGAPHLNTFLVYVPTIVVPAGFTRDNLPAGLCFIGRPYDDGNLIKFAYAYEQATQHRKPPASTTAL